In a genomic window of Deltaproteobacteria bacterium:
- a CDS encoding TIGR00730 family Rossman fold protein: protein MNRICIFAGSRVSDDPSHAEAARQLAAVLCEKGLGAVYGGGDVGMMGIFADAMLERGGELHGVIPGFMVAKELQHPRVSPMHVVESMAERKALMTELSVAFVALPGGVGTLDEVFEMLTARQLNLQPHPVGLLDVGGYFDPLDQQMKLAHRHGYVGDLDMDRFIVETDPSRLIDRLLAAR from the coding sequence TTGAACCGCATCTGCATCTTCGCCGGCTCCCGGGTCTCCGACGATCCCTCCCACGCCGAGGCCGCGCGGCAGCTCGCCGCCGTGCTCTGCGAGAAGGGGCTGGGCGCGGTCTACGGGGGCGGTGACGTCGGCATGATGGGCATCTTCGCCGACGCCATGCTCGAGCGCGGAGGAGAGCTCCACGGGGTGATCCCGGGCTTCATGGTGGCGAAGGAGCTGCAGCACCCGCGGGTCTCCCCGATGCACGTCGTCGAGAGCATGGCCGAGCGCAAGGCGCTGATGACGGAGCTCTCGGTGGCCTTCGTGGCGCTGCCCGGCGGGGTGGGCACCCTCGACGAGGTCTTCGAGATGCTCACCGCCCGGCAGCTGAATCTCCAGCCCCACCCGGTGGGCCTCCTCGACGTGGGGGGCTACTTCGATCCCCTCGATCAGCAGATGAAGCTCGCTCACCGGCACGGCTACGTGGGCGACCTCGACATGGATCGCTTCATCGTCGAGACCGATCCCT
- a CDS encoding acyl-CoA dehydratase activase-related protein: MNRSVGIDLGAESVRIVEIARDAQGSWEIVRTARCEHHKEPEGALRGLLTDWGWEGISSAAVTGRMGRQIDLVRVPPKQSLAAGFRFHQDEHPATVVSIGSHGFSVLELRAHDMEVFRENSRCSQGTGNFLRQLVERFDLSIEEASELCATIADPAPLSGRCPVILKTDMTHLANKGESKEQILAGLYDAVCENVRVLIKPHLSPPRLMLSGGVCQATRIQESFRTFAAKNQMVFVEPDEIGLFYLEALGTAVVAAEQAAACPETIDALFLPAEHHDLERVPGLASFLPKVKRMPKQALPEVNGKARRLILGFDIGSTGSKAVAIDLESREVIWEGYRNTLGAPVGAAQALMESFTASEAAAHPVLALGATGSGREIVGSLMSTCYGSERVYVLNEIAAHAEGALFFDDRVDTIFEIGGQDAKYIRLAGGRVVDAAMNEACSAGTGSFIEEQGRKFSGIENVVQLGQEALKADEGVSLGQHCSVFMAEIIDEAVASGVEQRSITAGIYDSIIQNYLNRVKGSRSVGQVIFCQGMPFSADALASAVVRQTGSEVVIPPNPGTVGALGIALLTRKALPESVLSNGAEPVEPSRFLGAEVIKKDTFPCKSTQGCGGSGNLCKIDRIKTEVESQAQTFTWGGACSLWDKGTGKVKLPDLSPDPFREREALLGELRDRLGQKRGRPVVAITDEFSLKGLFPFVATFVHGLGHDLEIHTGADQAVLKRGIEGANVPYCAPMQLYHGLTSQMAEGEPETLLLPMIRNLPRVAKEEHATVCPIIQGSADLLAQDLDAHYSGRLVSPIIEVGEGNLHSVELWQSAQNLARELGVQGERVRAAFEEAVSTQAGFDAALEGLGQRALDFCEEQGLIPVVVLGRPYTIYNKVLNSNVPAILREQGAIAIPVDCYPVERDVPVFDRMYWAYGQRNLRAAWQIQRAPGVYSLWASNYSCGPDSFNLHFYAYLMEGKPFAVIETDGHSGDAGTKTRVEAFLHCVREDREARAKGLAAERAPRTLNRARTGLPELQQRGETLLVPRMGAGAEALAATLRGVGVPTEALPMPTRDTVRIGRRHTSGKECVPMTITLGSLLERLEADETGEEKFAFFMPTANGPCRFGVYNILHEIVLERLKLDDRMRIWSPGDDNYFEGVPAGFAALVFTGFAASDLLLAALYDVRPVEIREGAAQEVYDRFSRRLWELLEDVGRKSDLRIGPALLQVANGSLFGVSALLKEASAAFAAVKGGGEVPTVLMVGEIYVRCDPFASGFLIDELEARGLKVRFAPFSEWLEYTDHINQAFDRHIGFDQHLSTFVQRRVAARTYTMMGQQLGWPPRISVAETIEAGKEYIRPKLLGEAILTVGGPLHEWHEGLIDGAVNIGPHECMPAKLAEAQLYHVAERDGLLSLTLPVNGDPIDPEVLDNFAFEVRARFAAKSRPTPKPRKTGPMIPKAFKKMLPILGA; encoded by the coding sequence ATGAATCGTAGCGTTGGCATCGACCTCGGAGCCGAGTCCGTCCGCATCGTGGAGATCGCCCGGGACGCCCAGGGGAGCTGGGAGATCGTCCGGACCGCCCGGTGCGAGCACCACAAGGAGCCGGAAGGAGCCCTCCGGGGCCTCCTGACCGACTGGGGCTGGGAGGGCATCTCCTCGGCGGCGGTGACCGGCCGGATGGGCCGGCAGATCGATCTGGTGCGGGTGCCGCCGAAGCAGAGCCTGGCGGCGGGCTTCCGGTTTCACCAGGACGAGCACCCGGCCACGGTGGTCTCCATCGGCAGCCACGGCTTCTCGGTCCTCGAGCTGCGAGCCCACGACATGGAGGTCTTCCGGGAGAACTCGCGCTGCTCCCAGGGTACCGGCAACTTCCTGCGGCAGCTGGTCGAGCGCTTCGACCTCTCCATCGAGGAGGCGAGCGAGCTCTGCGCCACCATCGCCGATCCGGCCCCCCTCTCCGGGCGCTGCCCGGTGATCCTCAAGACCGACATGACCCACCTCGCCAACAAGGGCGAGTCGAAGGAGCAGATCCTCGCGGGGCTCTACGACGCGGTCTGCGAGAACGTCCGGGTGCTGATCAAGCCCCACCTCTCTCCGCCCCGGCTGATGCTCTCGGGCGGGGTCTGCCAGGCCACGCGGATCCAGGAGAGCTTCCGCACCTTCGCCGCGAAGAACCAGATGGTCTTCGTCGAGCCGGACGAGATCGGCCTCTTCTACCTCGAGGCCCTCGGCACCGCCGTGGTGGCGGCCGAGCAGGCGGCGGCCTGCCCCGAGACCATCGACGCCCTCTTCCTGCCCGCCGAGCACCACGACCTCGAGCGGGTCCCGGGCCTGGCCTCCTTCCTGCCCAAGGTGAAGCGGATGCCGAAGCAGGCGCTGCCGGAGGTCAACGGCAAGGCGCGGCGGCTGATCCTCGGCTTCGACATCGGCTCCACCGGCTCGAAGGCCGTGGCCATCGACCTCGAGAGCCGCGAGGTGATCTGGGAGGGCTACCGCAACACCCTGGGCGCCCCGGTCGGCGCGGCGCAGGCCCTGATGGAGAGCTTCACCGCCTCCGAGGCGGCGGCCCACCCCGTGCTCGCCCTGGGCGCGACCGGCAGCGGCCGGGAGATCGTCGGCTCTCTGATGTCCACCTGCTACGGCAGCGAGCGGGTCTACGTCCTCAACGAGATCGCGGCCCACGCGGAGGGCGCGCTCTTCTTCGACGACCGGGTCGACACCATCTTCGAGATCGGCGGCCAGGACGCGAAGTACATCCGCCTGGCCGGCGGCCGGGTGGTCGACGCCGCCATGAACGAGGCCTGCTCGGCGGGCACCGGCTCCTTCATCGAGGAGCAGGGGCGGAAGTTCTCGGGCATCGAGAACGTCGTGCAGCTGGGCCAGGAGGCCCTGAAGGCCGACGAGGGGGTCTCCCTCGGCCAGCACTGCTCGGTCTTCATGGCCGAGATCATCGACGAGGCGGTGGCCTCGGGGGTGGAGCAGCGCTCGATCACCGCGGGCATCTACGACTCGATCATCCAGAACTACCTCAACCGGGTGAAGGGCAGCCGCTCGGTGGGCCAGGTGATCTTCTGCCAGGGCATGCCCTTCTCGGCCGACGCCCTGGCCTCGGCCGTCGTGCGGCAGACCGGCTCCGAGGTGGTCATCCCGCCCAACCCGGGCACCGTGGGTGCCCTGGGGATCGCCCTGCTCACCCGCAAGGCCCTGCCCGAGTCGGTGCTGTCGAACGGCGCCGAGCCGGTGGAGCCCTCGCGCTTCCTCGGGGCGGAGGTGATCAAGAAGGACACCTTCCCCTGCAAGTCCACCCAGGGCTGCGGCGGCTCGGGCAACCTCTGCAAGATCGACCGGATCAAGACCGAGGTGGAGAGCCAGGCCCAGACCTTCACCTGGGGCGGCGCCTGCTCGCTCTGGGACAAGGGCACCGGCAAGGTGAAGCTCCCCGACCTCTCCCCGGACCCCTTCCGGGAGCGCGAGGCGCTGCTCGGTGAGCTGCGCGATCGCCTCGGCCAGAAGCGCGGCCGTCCCGTGGTCGCCATCACCGACGAGTTCAGCCTCAAGGGGCTCTTCCCCTTCGTGGCCACCTTCGTCCACGGCCTCGGCCACGACCTGGAGATCCACACCGGCGCCGACCAGGCGGTGCTCAAGCGCGGCATCGAGGGCGCCAACGTCCCCTACTGCGCGCCGATGCAGCTCTACCACGGGCTGACCAGCCAGATGGCCGAGGGCGAGCCCGAGACCCTCCTCCTGCCGATGATCCGCAACCTCCCGCGCGTCGCGAAGGAGGAGCACGCCACCGTCTGCCCGATCATCCAGGGCAGCGCCGATCTGCTCGCGCAGGATCTGGACGCGCACTACTCGGGCCGCCTCGTCTCCCCGATCATCGAGGTGGGCGAGGGGAACCTCCACTCGGTGGAGCTCTGGCAGTCCGCGCAGAACCTCGCCCGGGAGCTGGGCGTGCAGGGCGAGCGGGTGCGCGCCGCCTTCGAGGAGGCGGTCTCCACCCAGGCCGGCTTCGACGCCGCGCTCGAGGGCCTGGGCCAGCGCGCCCTGGACTTCTGTGAGGAGCAGGGCCTGATCCCCGTGGTCGTCCTCGGCCGCCCCTACACCATCTACAACAAGGTGCTGAACTCGAACGTGCCCGCGATCCTGAGGGAGCAGGGTGCCATCGCCATCCCGGTGGACTGCTACCCGGTGGAGAGGGACGTCCCGGTCTTCGACCGGATGTACTGGGCCTACGGCCAGCGCAACCTGCGGGCGGCCTGGCAGATCCAGCGCGCCCCGGGGGTCTACAGCCTCTGGGCCAGCAACTACTCCTGTGGGCCCGACAGCTTCAACCTCCACTTCTACGCCTACCTGATGGAGGGCAAGCCCTTCGCGGTCATCGAGACCGACGGGCACTCCGGCGACGCCGGCACCAAGACCCGGGTCGAGGCCTTCCTCCACTGCGTGCGCGAGGACCGCGAGGCCCGGGCCAAGGGGCTGGCGGCCGAGCGCGCGCCCCGCACCCTGAACCGGGCGCGCACCGGCCTCCCGGAGCTGCAGCAGCGGGGCGAGACCCTCCTGGTGCCCCGGATGGGCGCCGGCGCCGAGGCCCTGGCCGCCACCCTGCGGGGCGTGGGGGTGCCCACCGAGGCCCTGCCGATGCCCACCCGCGACACCGTGCGGATCGGCCGCCGGCACACCTCCGGCAAGGAGTGCGTGCCGATGACCATCACCCTCGGCTCGCTCCTCGAGCGCCTCGAGGCCGACGAGACCGGCGAGGAGAAGTTCGCCTTCTTCATGCCCACCGCGAACGGCCCCTGCCGCTTCGGCGTCTACAACATCCTCCACGAGATCGTGCTGGAGCGCCTGAAGCTGGACGACCGGATGCGGATCTGGTCGCCGGGGGACGACAACTACTTCGAGGGCGTCCCGGCCGGCTTCGCCGCCCTGGTCTTCACCGGCTTCGCGGCCAGCGACCTGCTCCTGGCGGCCCTCTACGACGTGCGACCGGTCGAGATCCGCGAGGGCGCCGCGCAGGAGGTCTACGACCGCTTCTCCCGACGCCTCTGGGAGCTGCTGGAGGACGTCGGCCGCAAGTCCGATCTGCGCATCGGCCCGGCCCTGCTCCAGGTGGCCAACGGCAGCCTCTTCGGCGTCTCGGCCCTGCTCAAGGAGGCCTCGGCGGCCTTCGCGGCGGTGAAGGGCGGCGGCGAGGTGCCCACGGTGCTGATGGTCGGGGAGATCTACGTGCGCTGCGATCCCTTCGCCTCGGGCTTCCTCATCGACGAGCTGGAGGCCCGCGGCCTCAAGGTCCGCTTCGCGCCCTTCAGCGAGTGGCTGGAGTACACCGACCACATCAACCAGGCCTTCGACCGGCACATCGGCTTCGATCAGCACCTCTCCACCTTCGTGCAGCGGCGGGTGGCCGCCCGCACCTACACGATGATGGGGCAGCAGCTGGGCTGGCCGCCGCGGATCAGCGTGGCCGAGACCATCGAGGCCGGCAAGGAGTACATCCGGCCCAAGCTCCTCGGCGAGGCCATCCTCACCGTGGGCGGCCCCCTCCACGAGTGGCACGAGGGCCTGATCGACGGCGCGGTGAACATCGGCCCCCACGAGTGCATGCCGGCCAAGCTCGCCGAGGCGCAGCTCTACCACGTCGCCGAGCGCGACGGCCTGCTCTCGCTCACGCTGCCGGTGAACGGTGATCCCATCGACCCCGAGGTCCTCGACAACTTCGCCTTCGAGGTGCGGGCGCGCTTCGCAGCCAAGTCCCGGCCCACGCCGAAGCCTCGCAAGACCGGGCCGATGATCCCGAAGGCCTTCAAGAAGATGCTGCCCATCCTGGGCGCATAG
- a CDS encoding acyl-CoA-binding protein, with product MDFAEAQEKVKTLSKKPSNDQLLDLYSLFKQGSQGDCAGKRPGMLDPVGRAKYDAWKKLTGTSQDDARSRYVALVEKLLSADGK from the coding sequence ATGGATTTCGCCGAAGCTCAGGAGAAGGTGAAGACCCTCTCGAAGAAGCCCTCCAACGATCAGCTGCTCGACCTCTACTCCCTCTTCAAGCAGGGCTCGCAGGGGGACTGCGCCGGCAAGCGCCCGGGCATGCTCGACCCGGTCGGCCGGGCGAAGTACGACGCCTGGAAGAAGCTGACCGGCACCAGCCAGGACGACGCCCGATCCCGCTACGTCGCGCTGGTCGAGAAGCTCCTCTCCGCCGACGGAAAGTAG
- a CDS encoding NAD-dependent epimerase/dehydratase family protein produces the protein MKVAVTGANGHIGAQVTRALVEAGHEVAVLLREGSDRRGLAGLEVQEHLGDILDPGSLEAAFAGAEVVFHLAAAHLNHTKDPADIERPAVEGTRNVVAAARAAGVRRLVHTSTGATVGFAKDPERPLDERHRMESAKSSYIRGKIVSEREALAASGDELEVVVLNPSGVFGPFDHRLTPATRSIIDLLQGGLTFFSVCFTDVRDVARAHLLAAERGRAGERYLITGEQLAPPAIAALYEELGGTRPPTLRPPAFLAKFVLRRLEKKAEREGIDAPASADSVDDLDGGHLAYDARKSREELGMTYRPAREVLTDTFRWLLFVDALKPKVAAKVRAALGEAASPDPGWRH, from the coding sequence ATGAAGGTGGCGGTCACGGGGGCGAACGGGCACATCGGAGCACAGGTCACGCGAGCGCTGGTCGAGGCCGGCCACGAGGTGGCGGTGCTGCTGCGGGAGGGCAGCGATCGGCGCGGGCTCGCCGGGCTGGAGGTGCAGGAGCACCTCGGCGACATCCTCGATCCCGGGAGCCTCGAGGCGGCCTTCGCCGGCGCCGAGGTGGTCTTCCACCTGGCGGCGGCCCACCTCAACCACACGAAGGACCCGGCCGACATCGAGCGGCCGGCGGTGGAGGGCACCCGCAACGTGGTGGCGGCCGCCCGGGCGGCCGGCGTGCGGCGCCTGGTCCACACCAGCACCGGCGCCACCGTGGGCTTCGCCAAGGATCCGGAGCGGCCGCTGGACGAGCGCCACCGGATGGAGAGCGCGAAGAGTAGCTACATCCGCGGCAAGATCGTCTCCGAGCGGGAGGCCCTGGCCGCCAGCGGTGACGAGCTCGAGGTCGTGGTCCTCAACCCCAGCGGCGTCTTCGGTCCTTTCGATCACCGGCTCACCCCGGCGACCCGCTCGATCATCGATCTGCTCCAGGGCGGGCTGACCTTCTTCTCGGTCTGCTTCACCGACGTCCGCGACGTCGCCCGGGCCCACCTCCTGGCCGCCGAGCGGGGGAGGGCGGGGGAGCGCTACCTGATCACCGGGGAGCAGCTCGCCCCGCCGGCCATCGCCGCCCTCTACGAGGAGCTCGGCGGGACCCGCCCCCCCACGCTGCGGCCGCCGGCCTTCCTGGCCAAGTTCGTCCTGCGCCGGCTCGAGAAGAAGGCGGAGCGGGAGGGCATCGACGCGCCGGCCTCGGCCGACTCGGTCGACGACCTCGACGGCGGCCACCTCGCCTACGACGCCCGCAAGAGCCGGGAGGAGCTGGGGATGACCTACCGCCCGGCCCGCGAGGTGCTCACCGACACCTTCCGCTGGCTCCTCTTCGTCGACGCCCTCAAGCCGAAGGTCGCGGCGAAGGTGCGGGCGGCCCTCGGCGAGGCGGCGTCGCCGGACCCGGGCTGGAGGCACTAG
- a CDS encoding calcium/sodium antiporter: MDLLLLVLGLVLLLGGGEALVRGASGLALLGRLSPAVVGLTVVAAGTSMPELVVSVQAALAGQVGIAAGNVVGSNIFNIGMILGLTALIRPLRIQGQTVRLEWPVMMLASLQLYLLSRDGLVDRVEGGFLLVALAAFVAYLVWIGRRTALTGELADEETLATASYGQEGARAWGLNLAATALGIAVLAGGASLTVRGATGIAAALGVSDTIIGLTVVAAGTSAPELVTSLVAAWRGRDDLAVANIVGSNIFNLLGILGTTALVRALPVPPEILQRDLWWMLGASLLLLPLMWTGRLLDRREGALLLAGMIAYLALLVVAATSGA, from the coding sequence ATGGATCTGCTTCTGCTCGTCCTCGGGCTCGTCCTCCTCCTCGGCGGCGGTGAGGCGCTGGTGCGCGGCGCGAGCGGGCTCGCGCTGCTGGGCCGGCTCTCCCCGGCGGTGGTGGGGCTGACCGTGGTGGCCGCCGGCACCTCGATGCCTGAGCTGGTGGTCTCGGTGCAGGCGGCGCTGGCCGGGCAAGTCGGCATCGCCGCCGGGAACGTGGTCGGCTCGAACATCTTCAACATCGGCATGATCCTCGGCCTTACGGCCCTGATCCGCCCGCTGCGGATCCAGGGGCAGACGGTCCGCCTGGAGTGGCCGGTGATGATGCTCGCCTCGCTCCAGCTCTACCTCCTCTCCCGCGACGGGCTCGTCGATCGGGTCGAGGGTGGCTTCCTGCTGGTGGCGCTCGCGGCCTTCGTCGCCTACCTCGTCTGGATCGGGCGGCGCACCGCGCTCACCGGCGAGCTCGCCGACGAGGAGACCCTGGCCACGGCGAGCTACGGCCAGGAGGGGGCCCGGGCCTGGGGGCTGAACCTCGCCGCCACCGCGCTGGGGATCGCCGTGCTGGCCGGCGGGGCCTCCCTGACGGTGCGGGGGGCGACGGGCATCGCGGCCGCCCTGGGGGTCTCCGACACCATCATCGGGCTCACGGTCGTGGCGGCCGGGACGAGCGCCCCGGAGCTCGTCACCTCCCTGGTGGCGGCCTGGCGGGGCCGGGACGATCTCGCGGTGGCCAACATCGTCGGCTCGAACATCTTCAACCTGCTGGGGATCCTGGGGACCACGGCCCTGGTCCGGGCGCTCCCGGTTCCGCCCGAGATCCTGCAGCGAGATCTCTGGTGGATGCTGGGCGCCTCTCTCCTGCTCCTCCCCCTGATGTGGACCGGTCGCCTGCTCGACCGTCGGGAGGGGGCGCTGCTGCTGGCCGGGATGATCGCCTACCTCGCGCTGCTCGTGGTGGCGGCGACCTCCGGCGCCTAG
- a CDS encoding heavy metal translocating P-type ATPase — protein sequence MSTELRFTVGGMTCANCVGRVERTLKKVPGVSEASVNLATETASVTLGEDAGPEAMTAALQAVNAAGYEAGEATLELGIGGMTCANCVGRVERQLKKQAGVVAASVNLATERATIRYLPAMLDAAGLKAAIEGAGYEAIELDAGEEEERASEAEVLGRAFWLAAAFTLPLLLVSMGPMLVPGLAGLKTSLMPARAWGVVELLLTSAVLFGPGRRFLRLGFSELRALSPGMNALVTQGSLAAYGYSLLVVIAPGLFPEGTAHLYFEAAAVILTLILLGKSLEARAKGRTSAAIRKLMELQAPTARVRREGEWREVPVDSVKVGEELEVRPGERIPVDGVVERGEGWVDESMITGEPVPVSRGVGTEVIGGTVNQNAVLVVRATRVGADTVLAQIVRMVQEAQGGKPPIQELADKIASVFAPAVMVAALLTFAGWMIFGPPGALSHAFVAAVSVLVIACPCAMGLATPTAIMVGTGRGAELGVLFRKGLALESLARIDHLLLDKTGTLTRGRPELTDLLPLADLDEDTLLRRVAALEASSEHPLGRAIVAAAEARGLELPEAEGVEALPGFGLTGRVEGQTLRVGSRRLMESEGIALDEAAAAQLTGLAEQARSTVLVAEGDRLVGLLAVADPLKEEAPEALARLRADGLTLVMLTGDGRATAEAVARAAGIDEVRAELLPADKAEVVKALQEGGASVAFVGDGINDAPALARADVGIAIGTGTDIAMESAEVVLMTGDLHALVRAVGLARTTLRTIRGNFLWAYAYNVLLIPVAAGALYPLVGVLLNPMLAAAAMSLSSLFVVGNSLRLRRFAG from the coding sequence ATGAGCACCGAGCTTCGCTTCACGGTCGGGGGGATGACCTGCGCCAACTGCGTGGGTCGGGTCGAGCGCACCCTGAAGAAGGTGCCCGGCGTGAGCGAGGCCTCGGTGAACCTCGCCACCGAGACGGCGAGCGTGACCCTCGGCGAGGACGCGGGCCCCGAGGCCATGACCGCTGCCCTGCAAGCGGTGAACGCCGCCGGCTACGAGGCGGGCGAGGCCACCCTCGAGCTCGGCATCGGCGGGATGACCTGCGCCAACTGCGTGGGCCGGGTCGAGCGCCAGCTGAAGAAGCAGGCCGGGGTCGTCGCCGCCTCGGTGAACCTCGCCACCGAGCGCGCCACCATCCGCTACTTGCCGGCGATGCTGGACGCCGCCGGGCTGAAGGCGGCCATCGAGGGTGCCGGCTACGAGGCCATCGAGCTCGACGCGGGCGAGGAGGAGGAGCGGGCCTCCGAGGCCGAGGTCCTGGGGCGCGCCTTCTGGCTGGCCGCGGCCTTCACCCTGCCCCTGCTGCTGGTCTCGATGGGGCCGATGCTCGTCCCGGGCCTCGCCGGGCTGAAGACCTCCTTGATGCCCGCCCGGGCCTGGGGGGTGGTCGAGCTGCTGCTGACCTCGGCGGTGCTCTTCGGGCCGGGCCGCCGCTTCCTGCGCCTCGGGTTCTCGGAGCTGCGCGCCCTCTCGCCGGGCATGAACGCGCTGGTCACCCAGGGCAGCCTGGCGGCCTACGGGTACTCGCTGCTGGTGGTGATCGCGCCGGGGCTCTTCCCCGAGGGCACGGCTCACCTCTACTTCGAGGCGGCCGCGGTCATCCTCACCCTGATCCTCCTGGGCAAGTCCCTGGAGGCCCGCGCGAAGGGGCGCACCTCGGCGGCGATTCGCAAGCTGATGGAGCTGCAGGCCCCCACCGCCCGGGTGCGGAGGGAGGGTGAGTGGCGTGAGGTGCCGGTCGACTCGGTGAAGGTCGGAGAGGAGCTCGAGGTCCGCCCGGGCGAGCGCATCCCGGTGGACGGCGTGGTCGAGCGAGGCGAGGGCTGGGTCGACGAGTCGATGATCACCGGAGAGCCCGTGCCGGTCTCCCGGGGCGTGGGGACCGAGGTCATCGGCGGTACGGTGAACCAGAACGCCGTGCTGGTGGTCCGGGCCACCCGGGTCGGCGCCGACACGGTGCTCGCCCAGATCGTGCGGATGGTGCAGGAGGCCCAGGGTGGCAAGCCGCCGATCCAGGAGCTGGCCGACAAGATCGCCAGCGTCTTCGCCCCCGCGGTGATGGTCGCAGCCCTGCTCACCTTCGCCGGCTGGATGATCTTCGGGCCCCCGGGTGCGCTCTCCCACGCCTTCGTCGCGGCGGTGAGCGTCCTGGTGATCGCCTGCCCCTGCGCCATGGGGCTGGCCACCCCCACCGCCATCATGGTGGGCACCGGCCGGGGCGCCGAGCTGGGGGTGCTCTTCCGCAAGGGCCTCGCCCTGGAGAGCCTGGCCCGGATCGACCACCTGCTGCTGGACAAGACCGGGACCCTCACCCGCGGCCGGCCGGAGCTGACCGACCTGCTCCCCCTGGCCGACCTGGACGAGGACACCCTCCTGCGCCGGGTCGCCGCCCTGGAGGCCAGCAGCGAGCACCCCCTGGGCCGGGCGATCGTCGCGGCTGCCGAGGCCCGGGGGCTCGAGCTCCCGGAGGCCGAGGGCGTCGAGGCCCTGCCCGGCTTCGGGCTCACCGGGCGCGTCGAGGGCCAGACCCTCCGGGTCGGCTCTCGTCGCCTGATGGAGAGCGAGGGGATCGCGTTGGACGAGGCCGCCGCGGCGCAGCTCACCGGGCTGGCCGAGCAGGCCCGCAGCACCGTGCTGGTGGCCGAGGGAGACCGCCTCGTGGGGCTCCTCGCGGTGGCCGATCCCCTGAAGGAGGAGGCCCCGGAGGCCCTCGCCCGGCTGCGCGCCGACGGGCTGACCCTGGTGATGCTCACCGGCGACGGGCGGGCGACCGCCGAGGCCGTCGCCCGGGCCGCGGGCATCGACGAGGTGCGCGCCGAGCTGCTGCCCGCCGACAAGGCCGAGGTGGTGAAGGCCCTCCAGGAGGGAGGCGCGAGCGTGGCCTTCGTAGGCGATGGCATCAACGACGCCCCGGCCCTGGCCCGCGCCGACGTGGGGATCGCCATCGGCACCGGCACCGACATCGCGATGGAGAGCGCCGAGGTCGTGCTGATGACCGGCGACCTGCACGCCCTGGTGCGCGCCGTCGGCCTCGCCCGCACCACCCTGCGCACCATCCGGGGGAACTTCCTCTGGGCCTACGCCTACAACGTGCTGCTCATCCCGGTGGCCGCGGGCGCCCTCTATCCCCTGGTGGGCGTGCTGCTGAACCCCATGCTGGCCGCGGCGGCCATGAGCCTCTCGAGCCTCTTCGTCGTGGGCAACAGCCTGCGCCTGCGGCGCTTCGCGGGCTGA
- a CDS encoding metal-sensitive transcriptional regulator: protein MSCHGGLHLDDETRKKARNRLLSVRGHVEGVLRMLEDEDIYCVDVLKQLKAVQGALGKVSGMVLESHLHEHVVNAAARGDSDKIVDELMELMKYR, encoded by the coding sequence GTGAGCTGCCACGGTGGCCTCCACCTCGACGACGAGACCCGGAAGAAGGCGCGCAATCGCCTGCTCTCGGTCCGGGGTCACGTCGAGGGAGTCCTGCGGATGCTCGAGGACGAGGACATCTACTGCGTGGACGTCCTCAAGCAGCTCAAGGCCGTGCAGGGCGCGCTGGGGAAGGTCAGCGGGATGGTCCTCGAGAGCCACCTCCACGAGCACGTGGTCAACGCCGCGGCCCGGGGAGACTCGGACAAGATCGTCGACGAGCTGATGGAGCTGATGAAGTACCGATGA
- a CDS encoding cation transporter has product MKTLKVTGMTCGHCEASVREALEQVTGVEKVVEVDRQTMRAVIEGDAADEALVAAITEVGFEAEVTG; this is encoded by the coding sequence ATGAAGACGCTGAAGGTGACGGGAATGACCTGCGGGCACTGCGAGGCCTCGGTCCGGGAGGCCCTGGAGCAGGTCACCGGAGTCGAGAAGGTGGTGGAGGTGGACCGGCAGACGATGCGGGCCGTGATCGAGGGCGACGCTGCCGACGAGGCCCTGGTCGCCGCCATCACCGAGGTCGGGTTCGAGGCCGAGGTGACGGGGTGA